Proteins co-encoded in one Medicago truncatula cultivar Jemalong A17 chromosome 8, MtrunA17r5.0-ANR, whole genome shotgun sequence genomic window:
- the LOC25502211 gene encoding origin of replication complex subunit 1B produces MASTPKKLLQSPSSKSNIRSQFSPLTPHSLPTRRSTRLNSDSPITPNVIAESQIQQSTPRRGRRIGENSVPAAKSRLDFTRKEKAVTHNSSIKVENEIDSAQFLRKRSRKAESDEIVFAPKSPDSSKSVKKRKKEGEKTVELKKRNGKGDSVKVSFAPTSPDQSETKKRKRKNEVKVEKMVVTRAGRKGGKIAKVQYYKKVVYDGGEFEVGDDVYVKRREDATSDEEDPEVEECRFCFRSGDEIMIECDSCLGGFHLKCLTPPLKDVPEGDWICGICEGRKMGKDVDFPKPPKGKKLVRTMRQRLQSSDLWAARIESIWKEVDGSYWCRVRWYMIPEETSVGRQPHNLSRELYRTNDLAKIEMESVLRHCYVMIPKEYAKASNEGDDVFLCEYEYDIQWHSFKRLADIDDERENSDESDGDEDWNMDKESDSDTDEDVEYDEENIKISQSQPPTSHQLAANLHKGRFFGLQKIGTKRIPEHIRSHKQTNLERAKASLLLASLPKSLPCRNKEMDEITTFIKGAISDNQCLGRCLYIHGVPGTGKTMSVLSVMRSLKSEVDAGNIKPYCFVEINGLKLASPENIYKVIYEALNGHRVGWKEALRLLNERFVEGKKTGEEADRPCILLIDELDLLVTRNQSVLYNILDWPTKPHSKLIVIGIANTMDLPEKLLPRISSRMGIQRLCFAPYNYQQLQEIISSRLNGIDIFEKQAMEFASRKVAAISGDARRALEICRRAAEIADYQMKKLASDPDNVTAGKGLVCMADVESAIQEMFQAPHIQVMKNCSRLGKIFLTAMVHELYKTGMGETTFEKLAMTVSCLCGSNGEVFPGHDILLQVGCKLGECRIILCEAGAKHRLQKLQLNFPSDDVAFSLRDCKDLPWLSKYLM; encoded by the exons ATGGCTTCAACTCCCAAGAAGCTTCTTCAATCTCCCTCCTCAAAATCCAACATCCGTTCACAATTCTCACCTCTCACTCCTCATTCCTTACCTACACGCAGATCCACGCGCTTGAACTCCGATTCTCCCATAACCCCCAATGTCATCGCCGAATCTCAAATTCAACAATCAACTccgagaagagggagaagaatcGGGGAGAATTCTGTTCCGGCCGCGAAATCTCGTCTTGATTTCACTCGAAAAGAAAAAGCTGTAACTCATAACAGTTCAATTAAagtagaaaatgaaattgattctGCTCAATTTCTGAGGAAGAGAAGTAGAAAAGCTGAATCTGATGAAATTGTATTTGCTCCAAAATCTCCAGATTCATCGAAATCtgtgaagaagaggaagaaggaaGGTGAAAAAACGGTTGAATTGAAGAAGAGAAATGGGAAGGGAGATTCCGTTAAGGTTTCGTTCGCTCCGACATCGCCGGATCAATCGGAAactaagaagagaaagaggaagaacgAGGTTAAGGTTGAGAAAATGGTTGTTACAAGGGCTGGGAGAAAAGGTGGAAAGATTGCGAAGGTGCAGTATTACAAGAAAGTTGTTTATGACGGCGGTGAATTTGAAGTTGGGGATGATGTTTATGTGAAGAGGAGAGAAGATGCTACTTCTGATGAGGAAGATCCTGAAGTGGAGGAATGTAGGTTTTGTTTTCGTTCTGGGGATGAAATCATGATTGAGTGTGATAGTTGTTTAGGTGGGTTTCATTTGAAATGTTTGACGCCGCCGTTGAAAGATGTTCCTGAAGGGGATTGGATCTGTGGGATCTGTGAGGGTCGTAAGATGGGTAAAGATGTTGATTTTCCCAAGCCGCCAAAGGGCAAGAAGCTTGTTAGAACAATGCGTCAGAGGCTTCAATCAAGTGATTTGTGGGCTGCTCGCATTGAGAG TATATGGAAAGAAGTGGATGGCAGCTACTGGTGTCGGGTACGGTGGTATATGATCCCAGAAGAGACTTCTGTTGGGCGACAACCACATAATTTGAGCAGGGAGCTATATCGGACCAACGATTTGGCCAAAATCGAG ATGGAATCTGTCCTTCGACATTGCTATGTCATGATCCCTAAGGAGTATGCCAAAGCTAGCAATGAGGGAGATGATGTTTTCTTGTGTGAATATGAATATGACATCCAGTGGCACAGTTTCAAACGCTTGGCTGACATTGATGATGAAAGAGAG AATTCTGATGAGAGTGACGGTGACGAAGACTGGAACATGGACAAGGAATCAGACTCTGACACAGATGaagatgttgaatatgatgaggaaaatattaaaatttcacaatCGCAACCACCGACAAGCCATCAGTTAGCTGCA AATCTGCACAAGGGACGGTTCTTTGGACTTCAGAAGATAGGCACAAAAAGAATTCCAGAGCATATAAGGTCTCACAAACAGACTAATCTTGAAAGAGCAAAGGCATCACTGCTGCTAGCTTCGCTGCCTAAGTCTTTACCTTGTAGAAATAA AGAAATGGATGAGATAACTACATTCATCAAAGGTGCTATTTCTGACAATCAATGTCTGGGGCGTTGCCTCTATATTCACGGTGTTCCGGGCACTGGCAAG ACAATGAGTGTACTCTCAGTGATGAGGAGTTTGAAGTCAGAAGTTGATGCAGGAAACATCAAACCATACTGTTTCGTGGAGATCAATGGTCTGAAATTGGCTTCACCGGAGAATATTTACAAG GTCATATATGAAGCATTAAATGGTCACAGGGTTGGATGGAAAGAGGCTCTCCGTTTGCTAAATGAGAGGTTTGTAGAAGGGAAGAAAACTGGTGAAGAGGCTGACCGACCATGTATTTTGCTCATTGATGAACTTGATCTTCTTGTAACCAGAAACCAGTCG GTTCTGTACAATATTCTTGACTGGCCAACCAAGCCACATTCCAAGCTAATTGTGATAG GGATAGCAAATACAATGGATCTTCCAGAGAAGTTACTTCCTCGTATATCAAGCCGAATGGGCATCCAGAGGCTTTGCTTTGCCCCATATAATTATCAGCAGCTTCAAGAAATCATTTCGAGTCGCCTCAATGGAAttgatatatttgaaaaacaagCTATGGAATTTGCTTCAAGAAAG GTTGCAGCTATATCAGGAGATGCACGCCGTGCTTTGGAAATATGCAGACGTGCAGCTGAAATTGCAGATTATCAAATGAAGAAGCTAGCTTCAGATCCTGATAATGTTACTGCAG GAAAAGGACTTGTTTGCATGGCAGACGTTGAATCAGCTATTCAAGAAATGTTCCAAGCACCTCATATTCAA GTGATGAAAAACTGTTCCAGACTTGGCAAAATTTTCCTGACAGCTATGGTGCACGAGCTTTACAAAACAGGAATGGGGGAAACCACTTTTGAAAAG TTGGCAATGACGGTTTCATGTCTCTGTGGCAGCAATGGTGAAGTGTTTCCTGGACATGATATCCTCCTGCAAGTTGG CTGTAAGTTGGGTGAGTGTAGGATCATTTTGTGTGAAGCAGGTGCCAAGCACAGGTTGCAAAAGTTGCAGCTCAATTTCCCGAG CGATGATGTAGCCTTTTCGCTGAGAGACTGCAAAGATTTACCTTGGCTGTCCAAATATCTTATGTAA
- the LOC25502212 gene encoding RNA polymerase II transcriptional coactivator KELP, with product MDDAETKGRIEETVLKILQESNMDDVTESKIRKQASNELDLNLSQPPFKAFVKQIIEDFLLQKQQEQQNEKKEEEEEEKQQVKQEGASNRSTVYDDSGDLVICELGKKRKVTIQDFKGRTFVSIREFYTKDGKELPSSKGISLTQEQWLAFKKIVPDIEQAIQKKESRV from the exons ATGGATGACGCCGAAACCAAAGGAAGAATCGAAGAAACAGTTTTGAAGATCCTTCAAGAATCAAACATGGACGACGTCACTGAATCCAAGATTCGAAAGCAAGCCTCAAATGAATTGGATCTTAACCTATCTCAGCCTCCCTTCAAAGCCTTCGTCAAACAAATCATAGAAGATTTTCTTCTACAGAAGCAACAAGAACAacagaatgagaaaaaagaagaagaagaagaagagaaacaaCAGGTTAAACAAGAGGGAGCTTCCAACAGGAGCACTGTTTATGATGATTCTGGTGATCTCGTCATCTGCGAG CTTGGAAAAAAGAGAAAGGTGACTATTCAAGATTTCAAAGGGAGAACATTTGTCTCTATTCGGGAGTTTTATACTAAGGACGGCAAGGAACTTCCTTCTTCTAAAG GAATAAGTTTGACTCAAGAGCAGTGGTTAGCCTTCAAGAAAATTGTGCCTGACATAGAACAAGCCATTCAGAAAAAGGAGTCACGCGTGTAA
- the LOC25502213 gene encoding uncharacterized protein — MGNCSFKGTTGECHHSIRILCDSGSILQFKGPKTVAQVLENHPGYGVFRQGHVAPLSDQESLSYGLLYYLLPLKEVQPDQKTSSSDGVSEQELVQRSDVGNDERVKSSVRVAACDYVENLSNGSALEVLPSAKNGVWKVKLVIDTRQLEEILSEQVNTGALIEKMRMAATAYSISSPTRSRTMSTWKVGWKPTFFRTFLTPVSSGKIPKRTVSVDDAAEGSNLDLSSC; from the coding sequence ATGGGAAATTGTTCTTTCAAGGGTACCACTGGTGAATGCCATCACTCTATCAGAATTCTATGTGATAGTGGTTCAATTTTACAATTCAAAGGTCCCAAAACAGTTGCACAAGTCCTCGAAAATCATCCGGGTTATGGTGTTTTTCGCCAAGGCCATGTGGCACCATTATCAGACCAAGAGAGCTTAAGCTATGGTCTTCTCTATTATCTTCTTCCCTTGAAGGAGGTACAACCCGATCAAAAAACTAGCTCCAGTGACGGAGTTTCTGAACAAGAGCTGGTTCAAAGATCAGATGTAGGGAATGATGAGAGAGTAAAGAGCTCGGTGCGCGTTGCAGCGTGTGATTACGTGGAGAATCTGTCGAATGGTTCGGCTCTTGAAGTGTTGCCATCAGCTAAGAATGGTGTGTGGAAAGTGAAGTTGGTGATTGATACAAGACAACTAGAGGAGATTTTGTCAGAACAGGTGAATACTGGAGCTTTGATTGAGAAGATGAGGATGGCTGCAACTGCATATTCTATTAGTAGCCCTACAAGGAGCAGGACCATGAGCACTTGGAAAGTGGGATGGAAGCCAACATTTTTCAGAACATTCTTGACGCCGGTTAGCTCTGGAAAAATTCCAAAACGTACTGTTTCTGTTGATGATGCTGCAGAAGGGTCAAATTTGGATTTGAGTTCTTGTTAA
- the LOC25502214 gene encoding uncharacterized protein At5g39865 codes for MGCANSKRIEATAPAVYQPPPTSFAVFDINAIEEPWLKHLNNTNNTISQEEKPALPPPILHILDATEKSPQSWDEVSKTLQQLKPVVQQLPQPTPPSPPSSPPSQQPQPPRKVASFHTLEELDAKSSPKKKNESQSPKPPQPQAQPTKNKVVDVGSVRTLKPSLSSSKLKDNIFIKRDILEKQKEEKESNFERIERLRRDPLSRYPEKCPPNGNDAVVIYTTSLRGVRKTFDNCNQARDLLENHRVVFDERDVALHGEFLKEVKELLLTEEELGVGVVLPRVFVKGRYLGGLDELMELNETGRLGRILNATRVERGVGRQGCVGCGGVRFVPCWDCGGSCKLVTSDAGGEIRCPKCNENGLVHCPTCL; via the coding sequence ATGGGGTGTGCTAACTCTAAACGTATAGAAGCAACCGCACCCGCCGTATACCAGCCACCACCGACGAGTTTCGCGGTGTTCGACATAAACGCTATCGAAGAGCCATGGCTAAAACACctcaacaacaccaacaacaccATCTCCCAAGAAGAAAAACCCGCTCTACCTCCTCCTATTCTCCACATCCTCGATGCTACTGAAAAATCTCCTCAATCATGGGATGAAGTTAGCAAAACACTCCAACAACTCAAACCAGTTGTTCAACAACTTCCTCAACCAACACCACCATCACCACCGTCATCACCACCGTCGCAACAACCACAACCTCCACGTAAGGTTGCTTCCTTTCACACACTTGAAGAGTTAGATGCAAAGTCAAGCCCAAAGAAGAAAAACGAGTCCCAGTCACCAAAACCACCACAACCACAAGCTCAACCAACGAAGAacaaagttgttgatgttggttCAGTGAGAACATTAAAACCAtctttgtcatcatcaaaactGAAGGATAACATATTCATAAAACGAGACATATTAGAGAAAcaaaaggaagagaaagaatCGAATTTCGAGAGAATAGAAAGATTAAGGAGAGACCCACTAAGCAGATATCCAGAAAAATGTCCACCAAATGGAAACGACGCCGTAGTAATATATACAACGTCGTTAAGAGGTGTAAGAAAGACGTTTGATAATTGCAACCAAGCAAGAGACTTATTGGAGAATCATAGGGTTGTATTTGATGAACGTGACGTGGCACTTCATGGAGAGTTTTTAAAGGAAGTGAAGGAGTTGTTATTAACGGAGGAAGAGTTAGGGGTTGGTGTGGTTTTGCCAAGGGTGTTTGTGAAGGGTAGGTATTTGGGTGGGTTGGATGAGTTGATGGAGCTTAATGAAACGGGTCGACTTGGGAGGATACTGAATGCGACACGTGTGGAGAGAGGTGTTGGAAGACAAGGGTGTGTTGGATGTGGTGGGGTTAGATTTGTTCCTTGTTGGGATTGTGGTGGGAGTTGTAAGTTGGTTACTTCTGATGCTGGGGGTGAGATAAGGTGCCCCAAGTGTAATGAGAATGGGTTAGTCCATTGCCCTACTTGTCTTTAA